One Gouania willdenowi chromosome 24 unlocalized genomic scaffold, fGouWil2.1 scaffold_320_arrow_ctg1, whole genome shotgun sequence genomic window carries:
- the LOC114458223 gene encoding zinc finger and SCAN domain-containing protein 26-like: protein MDEERAHCYPDLRAALVTKFDISPETYHQQFRSTTIPPGENPTETYHHLKGLYRRWVRPEQHSKEEIGETIILEQLLRMLPVEVRTWVKEREPVEDLTAARLALQYQNARKGISTPRNTGTPQWASFQQPQMGPCWGKSSHEPSGDVKSVPNQRGLGKDLVCFYCQQPGYKASVCLIRKAKVTGACYAPRLEVSSNGDMAVKTKLKTVLVNGQLVTALLDTGSFMSLVKQSLVPVGSMDYSRTVDIPCVHGDKHFYPKSDLTITIDEQPYLMTVGVVEHLPVDVILGCDLPVLLDLLHDNERKT, encoded by the coding sequence ATGGACGAAGAGAGAGCCCACTGCTACCCAGACCTGAGAGCAGCCCTGGTGACGAAGTTTGACATCTCACCGGAAACATACCATCAGCAGTTTAGATCCACGACTATCCCGCCTGGTGAGAATCCAACCGAGACCTATCACCACCTAAAGGGGCTCTACAGACGTTGGGTCAGGCCGGAACAGCATTCCAAGGAGGAAATCGGCGAGACCATCATCTTGGAGCAGCTTCTTCGGATGCTTCCAGTGGAGGTGAGGACCTGGGTAAAGGAGCGCGAGCCAGTGGAGGATCTTACTGCAGCCAGGCTGGCTCTACAGTACCAGAACGCGAGGAAGGGTATCTCCACTCCACGCAACACCGGTACACCTCAATGGGCATCCTTCCAGCAACCTCAAATGGGGCCATGTTGGGGAAAGAGCAGCCATGAACCTTCAGGTGATGTCAAATCTGTCCCAAACCAACGTGGACTGGGTAAGgaccttgtttgtttttactgccAGCAGCCAGGCTACAAAGCTTCTGTGTGCCTTATACGCAAAGCTAAAGTCACAGGCGCTTGCTATGCACCCCGACTTGAAGTAAGTTCTAACGGGGACATGGCTGTGAAGACTAAACTTAAAACTGTGCTCGTCAATGGACAGCTGGTAACAGCATTATTGGATACTGGTAGTTTTATGTCCCTGGTTAAACAAAGCCTGGTACCAGTAGGTAGCATGGACTACAGCAGAACCGTAGACATTCCTTGTGTACATGGTGACAAGCATTTTTATCCAAAAAGTGATCTTACGATTACCATTGATGAACAACCCTATCTTATGACAGTGGGGGTAGTTGAACATTTACCTGTTGATGTCATTTTGGGATGTGACTTACCAGTGCTTTTAGATTTGCTACATGACAATGAAAGGAAGACTTAG